From Hippea alviniae EP5-r, the proteins below share one genomic window:
- a CDS encoding class II aldolase/adducin family protein, which produces MIGEFRRIGNMMFLNHLVDASSGNLSCRVKDGIWITKTGKSLFNLRGKDIVKIGFEKDVRWNAASSEVELHVNIYKEIDEAKAIVHAHPQATVALSLKGYKTIEPIDYEGSLFLKSVDVLDIPYNNWQLAKDEIPAYLKETKRSIVIAKGHGVFAYADSLFKALQLVSALENSSRIILEVNR; this is translated from the coding sequence ATGATAGGAGAATTCAGACGCATTGGAAATATGATGTTTTTAAACCATCTTGTTGATGCATCAAGCGGAAATTTGAGCTGCAGGGTAAAAGATGGTATCTGGATAACAAAAACAGGTAAAAGCCTATTTAATCTGCGCGGTAAGGATATAGTGAAAATAGGGTTTGAGAAGGATGTTAGATGGAATGCAGCATCAAGTGAAGTGGAGTTGCATGTGAATATTTATAAAGAGATAGACGAAGCAAAAGCTATAGTTCATGCACATCCACAGGCTACGGTTGCTTTATCGTTAAAAGGATACAAAACGATAGAGCCGATAGATTATGAAGGCTCTCTCTTTTTAAAAAGTGTTGATGTGCTTGATATACCCTACAACAACTGGCAGCTTGCAAAAGACGAGATACCAGCATATTTAAAAGAGACAAAAAGAAGTATAGTTATTGCAAAGGGACATGGCGTATTTGCCTATGCCGATAGCCTGTTTAAGGCTTTGCAGCTTGTGAGTGCTTTGGAGAACTCATCCAGAATAATACTGGAGGTAAACCGATGA
- a CDS encoding DedA family protein, which translates to MVGQIANFIVNAIGYGGYTGIFLLMFLESTFFPFPSEVVVPPAAYLAAKGKMDIALVILSGSLGSLFGAWFNYWLSYKFGYPFLLKYGKYVGLGKKGLDRVDKFFKEHGEISTFIGRLLPGIRQYISLPAGVARMNFFRFSLFTFFGALIWVCVLAFVGFSVGNNVQLVKKMVHEAYVYIIAFSVIVVGVYVMIKRRRA; encoded by the coding sequence ATGGTTGGGCAGATAGCTAATTTCATAGTGAATGCGATAGGATATGGTGGATATACGGGTATTTTTTTACTTATGTTTTTAGAGAGCACATTTTTCCCTTTTCCCAGTGAAGTTGTTGTGCCGCCTGCTGCCTATCTTGCAGCAAAGGGTAAAATGGACATTGCTCTTGTCATTTTAAGCGGAAGTTTGGGCAGTCTTTTCGGCGCTTGGTTTAACTATTGGCTCTCTTACAAGTTTGGTTATCCGTTTCTTTTAAAATATGGCAAGTATGTTGGGCTTGGTAAAAAAGGCTTGGATAGGGTTGATAAGTTTTTTAAAGAACACGGAGAGATAAGCACATTCATAGGCAGATTGCTTCCCGGTATTCGTCAGTATATCTCTCTGCCTGCTGGTGTTGCGAGAATGAATTTTTTTAGATTTAGCCTGTTTACATTTTTTGGCGCTTTAATCTGGGTTTGCGTGCTTGCATTTGTAGGTTTCAGTGTTGGCAACAATGTGCAGCTTGTAAAAAAGATGGTTCATGAAGCTTATGTGTATATAATCGCTTTTTCTGTGATTGTTGTTGGAGTTTATGTAATGATAAAAAGAAGGAGAGCGTAA
- the dnaG gene encoding DNA primase has product MKELVEEIKRRVDIVEFISQYVQLKKRGSNYFGLCPFHHEKTPSFSVNPKGGFFHCFGCGESGDVITFLMKIENLDFKDAVKELARRYNIPISFEEKSIYDDLVEIHRIAADYFKEKLFANSVALEYLKSRYIEKEHIEEYGLGYAPESSELEKLLKSKGFSEEQLLKSGIFVNGYKGLFNRFSGRVIFPIFDESGRVIAFGGRILTNDKTKAKYLNSPETPIFSKQKVLFGLNWAKQKIRETKEVIITEGYMDCLRLHIVGIKNATATLGTALSKFHLSTLSKYAEKIYLNYDSDEAGFRAMVRSAPIVLSSKLKPFVVVLKKGEDPDSFILNNSKEAYLDRVKNSKEYFDYLIEFLKTKYNIEDPSEKLKAIEEIKPIILSVFDPVVRAAYMNKAANIFKVSESIFSIRSASFSFLSSITKQDAFLSIILKDIELMGWIEDFDEFADNLDGLYKTLYFKLVNFYLTGEEFDLSEFEKGLSEDERRLCYKLLSLTQTDIEERFERRKVLLYLIAQFKIERLKKMLNEIKEKLKSEPTKENITRYNEIFKELKGVLNGWADS; this is encoded by the coding sequence GTGAAAGAGTTGGTTGAAGAGATAAAAAGAAGGGTTGATATTGTTGAATTTATATCTCAATATGTTCAGCTAAAAAAAAGAGGTTCCAATTACTTTGGTTTGTGTCCATTTCACCATGAGAAGACACCGTCGTTCTCTGTAAACCCAAAGGGTGGTTTCTTTCACTGTTTTGGATGCGGTGAAAGTGGCGATGTAATAACATTTTTGATGAAGATAGAGAATCTTGATTTTAAAGATGCCGTAAAGGAGCTTGCAAGAAGATACAATATCCCCATCTCTTTTGAAGAGAAGTCCATATATGATGATTTGGTTGAAATTCATAGAATAGCCGCTGATTACTTTAAGGAGAAGCTTTTTGCAAATAGCGTTGCACTTGAGTATTTAAAGAGCAGATATATAGAGAAAGAACATATAGAAGAGTATGGTTTGGGTTATGCTCCAGAAAGCAGTGAGCTTGAAAAACTCCTAAAATCTAAAGGTTTTAGTGAAGAGCAGCTTTTAAAAAGCGGTATTTTTGTCAATGGCTATAAAGGTCTGTTTAACAGATTTTCTGGCAGGGTTATATTCCCTATTTTTGACGAGAGTGGCCGTGTTATAGCCTTTGGCGGCAGAATTTTAACAAATGATAAGACCAAAGCAAAGTATTTAAACTCACCAGAAACACCAATATTCTCAAAACAGAAGGTTCTTTTTGGCCTGAATTGGGCAAAACAGAAGATAAGAGAGACGAAAGAAGTGATTATAACTGAAGGTTATATGGACTGTTTAAGGCTGCATATAGTGGGTATTAAGAATGCAACTGCAACACTTGGTACAGCATTGAGTAAGTTTCATTTATCAACCCTATCTAAGTATGCAGAGAAGATTTATTTAAACTATGATTCAGATGAAGCTGGTTTTAGGGCGATGGTTAGAAGTGCACCTATCGTGCTCTCTTCAAAACTTAAGCCTTTTGTTGTGGTGCTTAAAAAGGGTGAAGATCCAGACAGTTTTATACTGAACAACTCAAAGGAAGCTTATCTTGATAGGGTTAAAAATTCCAAAGAGTATTTTGATTATCTGATAGAGTTTTTAAAGACGAAATATAATATAGAAGATCCGTCAGAGAAGTTAAAGGCTATAGAAGAGATAAAACCTATAATTTTAAGTGTGTTTGACCCTGTTGTTAGGGCTGCATATATGAACAAGGCAGCTAATATATTCAAGGTTTCTGAGAGTATCTTTAGTATAAGGAGTGCGTCGTTTTCGTTTCTATCTTCCATAACCAAGCAGGATGCTTTTTTGAGTATAATATTAAAAGACATAGAGCTTATGGGATGGATAGAAGATTTTGATGAGTTTGCCGATAATCTTGATGGTTTGTATAAGACGCTCTATTTTAAACTGGTTAACTTTTATCTAACTGGTGAAGAGTTTGACTTAAGCGAGTTTGAGAAGGGTTTAAGTGAAGATGAGAGAAGATTATGTTATAAGCTTTTGAGTCTCACTCAAACAGATATAGAAGAGAGATTTGAAAGAAGAAAAGTGCTTTTATATCTTATAGCTCAGTTTAAGATAGAAAGGCTCAAAAAAATGTTGAACGAGATTAAAGAGAAGCTAAAAAGTGAGCCAACAAAAGAGAATATAACAAGATACAATGAGATATTTAAAGAGTTGAAGGGAGTGCTGAATGGTTGGGCAGATAGCTAA
- a CDS encoding M24 family metallopeptidase, translating into MREEILKRIEKLSVNLDRDGIDAAIIMQNTDIYYYSGTMPNGALVVSSDKKVLFAIRKGLKRAEEESPINKDDMVAFKGVSQLPKLFEEREIKHNKIGIEMDVLPTDMFFRLKKAFPDAEFVDISPIIRSQRAIKSEKEIELMRESARMLDCTMQDAKEFIKPHQTEIEISAYLEYRARLRHHQGRCRMRGFNGEMLMGHVHSGPRSTYPNGLLKPTTGYGISPNFPDGASKFKIEENISIIVDFLGNYQGYLSDETRIFVIGKLDKEMEKAYYFCLEIMNFLEETAKEGASTLEIYNSCIEKAKKAGYEDNFMGAKDNQVPFVGHGIGLEVDEYPFIAKGLDFELKEGMTFAFEPKVAFEGKWAVGVENTYLVKKDGVESLTRFPREIVYL; encoded by the coding sequence ATGAGAGAAGAAATCTTAAAAAGAATAGAAAAACTCTCAGTAAACCTTGACAGAGATGGGATAGATGCAGCCATTATTATGCAAAATACCGATATTTACTATTACAGCGGAACAATGCCAAACGGTGCCCTTGTTGTATCAAGTGATAAAAAGGTGCTTTTTGCCATAAGAAAGGGCCTAAAAAGAGCAGAAGAAGAAAGTCCGATTAATAAAGACGATATGGTTGCATTCAAAGGCGTAAGCCAGCTTCCAAAACTCTTTGAAGAAAGAGAGATAAAACACAACAAAATAGGCATAGAGATGGATGTTTTGCCGACTGATATGTTCTTTAGACTCAAAAAAGCCTTTCCTGATGCCGAATTTGTCGATATCTCACCTATAATACGCTCACAAAGAGCCATAAAGAGCGAAAAAGAGATAGAGTTAATGAGAGAGTCAGCAAGAATGCTGGACTGCACAATGCAGGATGCAAAAGAGTTTATAAAGCCACATCAAACAGAGATAGAGATAAGCGCATATTTAGAATACAGAGCAAGACTTAGACACCATCAAGGCAGATGCAGAATGCGTGGGTTCAATGGTGAGATGCTGATGGGACATGTCCACAGCGGACCGAGAAGCACATACCCAAACGGCTTGCTAAAGCCAACAACAGGATACGGCATATCACCAAACTTTCCCGATGGTGCATCGAAGTTCAAGATAGAAGAGAATATTTCTATAATCGTTGACTTTTTGGGCAACTATCAGGGATACTTAAGCGATGAGACTCGCATATTTGTAATCGGAAAACTTGATAAAGAGATGGAAAAAGCCTATTATTTCTGCTTGGAAATTATGAACTTCTTGGAAGAGACAGCAAAAGAAGGTGCATCAACGCTTGAGATTTATAACAGCTGTATAGAAAAAGCAAAAAAAGCAGGATACGAAGATAACTTCATGGGAGCAAAGGATAATCAGGTGCCGTTTGTTGGACATGGAATAGGGTTAGAAGTTGACGAGTATCCGTTCATAGCAAAGGGATTGGATTTTGAGCTTAAAGAAGGAATGACTTTTGCTTTTGAACCAAAGGTTGCTTTTGAAGGTAAGTGGGCTGTCGGTGTTGAGAATACCTATTTAGTTAAGAAGGATGGAGTTGAATCTTTAACAAGATTCCCAAGGGAGATTGTTTATCTATGA
- a CDS encoding J domain-containing protein, producing the protein MIYDFTFHNRFNKIRRYEIAARKILGVDETDPEWIIRDRYLKLAKKYHPDVNKDSEDLFRDINTAYMILTKKDFDIENAKFLTISEAEIDEMEREYAIERKTNDYYSYWKNRFF; encoded by the coding sequence ATGATTTACGATTTCACATTCCACAACAGATTTAACAAGATAAGAAGATACGAGATAGCAGCAAGAAAGATATTGGGTGTGGATGAGACAGATCCAGAGTGGATTATAAGAGACAGATACCTAAAATTGGCAAAAAAATACCATCCAGATGTAAACAAAGACAGCGAAGACTTATTTAGAGATATCAATACGGCATATATGATACTGACAAAAAAGGATTTCGACATAGAAAATGCAAAATTTTTAACCATAAGTGAAGCAGAGATAGATGAGATGGAAAGGGAATACGCCATCGAAAGAAAGACAAATGACTATTACTCTTACTGGAAAAACAGATTCTTCTAA
- a CDS encoding NifB/NifX family molybdenum-iron cluster-binding protein codes for MIKVIMPIENDRLCEHFGHAPKFATYEIEDGKILTVEIEPAPEHYEGSFPEWIKSKNADVVIVAGMGPKAKEMLENAGIRVITNVVPKNAREIIEDFINNKLDVSYEEVCDHEHHHH; via the coding sequence TTGATAAAAGTCATCATGCCTATTGAAAATGACCGATTGTGTGAACATTTCGGACATGCACCAAAATTTGCTACTTATGAGATAGAAGACGGAAAGATTCTAACTGTTGAGATTGAGCCAGCACCAGAACACTATGAAGGCAGCTTTCCAGAATGGATAAAAAGCAAAAATGCAGATGTTGTAATCGTTGCTGGAATGGGACCTAAAGCAAAAGAGATGCTTGAAAATGCAGGAATAAGGGTTATCACCAATGTTGTGCCGAAAAACGCAAGGGAAATCATCGAAGATTTTATAAACAATAAGTTAGATGTATCATACGAAGAAGTTTGCGACCATGAGCATCATCATCACTAA
- the hpf gene encoding ribosome hibernation-promoting factor, HPF/YfiA family yields MKITITAKNTELTPALKEYVEKKIGRLERKIDGTAYADVVLKVEKYRHIVDVNLNIEGEMIKANESSKDMFSSIDLVYEVLEKQIEKMKDKLYKSKRRQAQQEQFTEAPTEREPVIVEEEFIPKPLTVEEAIMKLNEEDKHFVVFNNSENGKVCVIYRKKNGDYGYIITR; encoded by the coding sequence ATGAAAATCACTATCACAGCAAAAAACACCGAGCTTACACCGGCTTTAAAGGAGTATGTAGAGAAAAAGATTGGCAGACTTGAGAGAAAAATAGACGGAACAGCCTATGCCGATGTCGTTTTGAAGGTGGAAAAATACAGACATATAGTGGATGTAAATCTAAACATTGAAGGAGAGATGATAAAAGCAAACGAATCATCAAAGGATATGTTTTCATCAATAGATCTGGTTTATGAAGTTCTTGAAAAACAGATAGAAAAGATGAAAGATAAGTTATACAAATCCAAAAGAAGACAAGCTCAGCAAGAGCAGTTCACAGAAGCACCAACAGAGAGAGAGCCAGTAATCGTCGAAGAAGAGTTTATACCAAAACCATTAACCGTCGAAGAAGCGATAATGAAGCTAAATGAAGAAGATAAACATTTTGTTGTGTTTAATAACTCCGAAAACGGTAAAGTATGTGTAATCTATAGAAAGAAAAACGGCGATTACGGGTATATTATAACAAGATGA
- a CDS encoding PTS sugar transporter subunit IIA, translated as MKDYTISEFIKTVDLNIECSEKFECLKKMAEKIAQKNNLDPSETFSLLKAREKFGSTALGGLFALPHAKMDKLSSLIGGIFTTKEPIDFGSLDGMPSQIFFVVLAPSSKPSILLKAVAKIAKIFKDTHLKDKIINAKDENEVIQLIKEKEETLKKS; from the coding sequence ATGAAAGATTATACTATATCGGAATTTATAAAGACTGTGGATTTAAACATAGAATGTTCTGAAAAATTTGAGTGCCTAAAAAAGATGGCAGAAAAAATAGCTCAAAAAAACAATCTCGACCCGTCTGAGACATTCTCTCTCCTTAAAGCACGAGAAAAGTTTGGCTCAACTGCACTGGGAGGGCTCTTTGCCCTTCCACATGCAAAAATGGACAAGCTAAGCTCTCTAATAGGCGGTATATTCACGACAAAAGAACCGATAGATTTTGGTTCCTTAGATGGTATGCCATCTCAAATATTCTTTGTTGTATTGGCACCATCTTCCAAACCATCAATCCTGCTTAAAGCCGTAGCTAAAATAGCAAAGATATTCAAAGATACCCATCTAAAAGACAAAATAATTAATGCAAAAGACGAAAATGAAGTAATACAGTTAATAAAAGAAAAAGAAGAAACTCTAAAGAAAAGCTAA
- the rapZ gene encoding RNase adapter RapZ, producing MEIIFLSGLSGSGKTTALKALEDAGYFCIDNLPFELIKKLLDILEISSNHLNKVAIVCDIREPRIKEVIKYIKKWVSKLPYSSKFVFLTADKNELIKRFEQTRRSHPLSILEGLTLAEAIEKEKQLLEEIKNSSDEIIDTTSLNVNQLRRLILKKFGKKSDKGLIIQLISFGFKYGLPPEADNVWDVRFIQNPYFIDELKDTTGLDKETYEFVINQEKTQLFLKLIEEYLTKMIPFYAEEGKSYLSLAFGCTGGKHRSVAIVEYFRNFLEKNDYNIEVIHRDLER from the coding sequence ATGGAGATAATATTTTTAAGCGGCTTATCTGGAAGTGGTAAGACCACAGCGCTTAAGGCGCTTGAAGATGCAGGGTATTTTTGCATCGACAACCTTCCATTCGAACTGATAAAGAAGCTGCTTGACATACTCGAAATATCGAGCAATCATTTGAATAAAGTCGCTATAGTCTGCGATATAAGAGAGCCACGCATCAAAGAAGTAATAAAATACATAAAAAAGTGGGTCTCTAAACTGCCCTACTCTTCTAAATTCGTCTTTCTCACGGCTGATAAAAACGAGCTAATAAAACGGTTTGAACAGACAAGGAGAAGCCACCCTTTAAGCATATTAGAAGGATTAACATTAGCAGAAGCAATAGAGAAAGAGAAGCAACTGCTTGAAGAGATAAAGAACTCATCAGACGAGATAATTGATACAACAAGCCTAAATGTAAACCAGCTCAGAAGATTGATACTCAAAAAATTTGGCAAAAAATCAGACAAGGGATTAATAATTCAGCTAATATCATTCGGATTTAAATACGGACTACCACCAGAAGCAGACAATGTGTGGGATGTTCGGTTTATTCAAAACCCTTATTTTATAGACGAACTAAAAGATACAACAGGCCTTGATAAAGAAACCTATGAGTTTGTAATTAATCAAGAGAAAACCCAACTATTTTTAAAACTCATAGAAGAGTATTTGACAAAAATGATCCCATTTTATGCAGAAGAAGGCAAAAGCTATCTCTCATTGGCTTTTGGATGCACAGGTGGAAAGCACAGGTCTGTTGCCATTGTAGAATATTTTAGAAACTTTCTTGAAAAAAATGATTACAATATCGAAGTAATACATAGAGATTTGGAGAGATGA
- a CDS encoding aspartate carbamoyltransferase catalytic subunit: MRHFISIKDLSKEEVKHLVERALKFKQNPEEYKGKLKDKTIISIFFENSTRTRTSFEIAAKRMGASFINIDHNQSSIKKGETDYDTIINLSAMQPDAFIVRHYHSGYPYFLSRFTNIPIINAGDGTAAHPSQAILDATTMLEAKGKLEDLKVCIIGDIVNSRVAKSHIWMSKLLNWKLSFYGPKTMLPDRRWLDGIKIEKSLEDALSGKDFIMLLRIQLERESGSNIPSLKEYAKFFGINSSNIPDSYLMHPGPVNRNVELSSEILDSFNKSLITKQVENGVFARMSIYEFCLI, translated from the coding sequence ATGAGACACTTTATTTCAATTAAAGACTTATCAAAGGAAGAAGTTAAACATTTAGTAGAAAGGGCTTTAAAATTCAAACAAAACCCTGAAGAGTACAAAGGCAAACTGAAGGATAAAACCATTATCAGCATATTCTTTGAGAACAGCACACGAACGAGAACATCGTTCGAGATAGCTGCCAAAAGAATGGGTGCAAGTTTCATAAATATAGACCACAATCAGTCGAGCATAAAAAAAGGCGAAACAGACTACGACACAATAATAAACCTAAGCGCTATGCAGCCAGATGCATTTATTGTAAGACATTACCACTCTGGTTATCCCTATTTTTTAAGCAGATTTACTAATATTCCAATCATCAATGCTGGTGATGGAACAGCAGCGCATCCTTCTCAAGCAATTCTGGATGCAACAACAATGCTCGAAGCAAAAGGAAAACTGGAAGACCTAAAAGTTTGCATAATTGGAGATATAGTAAACAGCCGAGTGGCAAAAAGCCATATATGGATGTCAAAACTACTCAACTGGAAGCTAAGCTTCTATGGACCAAAAACAATGCTACCGGATAGAAGATGGCTTGATGGAATAAAGATAGAAAAGAGTCTTGAAGACGCCCTGTCGGGTAAAGATTTCATTATGCTTTTAAGGATTCAACTTGAAAGGGAAAGCGGCAGTAATATACCTTCCTTAAAAGAGTATGCCAAGTTCTTCGGTATAAACAGCTCAAATATTCCGGATTCATATCTAATGCATCCAGGTCCTGTAAATAGAAATGTTGAGTTATCATCTGAAATTTTAGACAGTTTCAACAAGTCGTTGATAACCAAGCAGGTTGAGAATGGTGTATTTGCCAGAATGTCGATTTACGAATTTTGTCTTATCTAA
- a CDS encoding TorD/DmsD family molecular chaperone, with amino-acid sequence MKEDRIAMYRFLSIGFTYPEDKFEDVIDKAIDLFHSSYTNLNKNGYKITGIRNLKKGLEELKEMTLHEWQGVYTGLFISNFPKTPFHPYESFYKEGLVGGDVSDEVREIYESCGLEIFDEREFADYLVFELEFAAFLLENESGCKPVIKEFFENHLFSWALSFFEDVKVGGDVPLFYKSLGEMGYSFLTKEKKLFQELYDEG; translated from the coding sequence ATGAAAGAAGATAGGATAGCAATGTATAGATTTCTAAGTATTGGTTTCACATATCCAGAAGATAAATTCGAAGATGTCATAGATAAAGCTATTGATCTATTTCATAGTTCATACACAAATTTAAACAAAAATGGATACAAAATAACAGGCATAAGAAATCTAAAAAAAGGCCTTGAAGAGTTAAAAGAGATGACGCTTCATGAGTGGCAAGGCGTATATACAGGCCTATTTATATCGAACTTCCCAAAAACGCCGTTTCATCCGTATGAGTCGTTTTACAAAGAAGGACTCGTTGGCGGTGATGTGTCCGATGAAGTAAGAGAAATTTATGAATCGTGCGGATTAGAAATATTTGATGAAAGGGAGTTTGCAGATTATTTAGTGTTTGAGCTTGAGTTTGCAGCATTCCTACTGGAAAATGAGAGCGGTTGCAAACCTGTCATAAAAGAGTTTTTCGAAAATCATCTTTTCAGCTGGGCTTTGTCGTTTTTTGAAGATGTAAAAGTTGGCGGTGATGTGCCACTGTTTTATAAATCCTTAGGAGAAATGGGATATAGTTTTTTAACAAAAGAGAAAAAGCTCTTTCAGGAGTTATATGATGAAGGATAA
- the cobO gene encoding cob(I)yrinic acid a,c-diamide adenosyltransferase: MMKDKGYVQIYTGNGKGKTTAAIGLAIRAAGAGYKVLFAQFVKGLPYSEHKALEKFDNITVKQFGREGFIHSKPTEEDIKKAKEGYEFVKNALKNNEYDVIIMDEANIAVFFNLFSDDDLIKLIEEKPSNTELVITGRYATDKLIEKADLVTEMREIKHYYQKGVQARVGIEK, encoded by the coding sequence ATGATGAAGGATAAAGGATATGTTCAAATTTACACAGGAAATGGCAAGGGCAAAACAACGGCAGCCATAGGACTCGCCATTAGAGCAGCAGGTGCAGGATACAAAGTGCTATTTGCGCAGTTTGTAAAAGGCCTCCCATACAGCGAGCACAAAGCATTGGAAAAATTCGACAATATAACAGTCAAACAGTTTGGAAGGGAAGGTTTCATACACTCAAAGCCAACAGAAGAAGACATAAAAAAGGCTAAAGAAGGATACGAATTCGTAAAAAATGCCTTGAAAAACAACGAATACGATGTAATCATAATGGACGAAGCAAATATAGCAGTCTTCTTTAATCTCTTTAGCGATGACGATTTGATAAAATTGATAGAAGAGAAACCTTCTAATACCGAACTTGTCATAACAGGCAGATACGCAACGGATAAATTGATAGAGAAAGCAGACTTGGTTACAGAAATGAGAGAAATAAAGCATTACTATCAGAAAGGCGTGCAGGCAAGGGTTGGTATAGAAAAGTAA
- a CDS encoding HD-GYP domain-containing protein translates to MKFVPIRLKVIKPSPKRDFDIYLIEETKPVLLLGKNTPLEEDSPILEYNSNFIAYIPANQLASYKRYISNNIDDILNDSTLSKKNKMYALYVSMIDNLENLVKNQNLSLAKNVFKDVGRFVAHAINDAVAISIFMSFIRSDIHNLAVHMFNVGVYASMLAKKMFEDLSSQKLEEISKGFFLHDIGMLKIDKKILQKTAKYTKEEYEEIKKHPIYGVEIIKKDLKIHSPIVEKIILEHHERKDGSGYPFGKKEINQFAQICAMCDVFDAITSKREYKNELPKTTFDALKDNKDFFVSEFGRDMYEAFVTCFSLPNRR, encoded by the coding sequence ATGAAGTTTGTGCCTATCAGGTTAAAGGTTATAAAGCCATCCCCTAAAAGGGATTTTGACATATACCTAATTGAAGAGACAAAACCCGTTTTACTGCTTGGCAAAAACACTCCACTTGAAGAAGATAGTCCTATCTTAGAATACAATTCAAACTTTATAGCATACATACCGGCCAATCAACTCGCATCCTACAAAAGATACATAAGCAACAACATAGACGATATACTAAACGACAGCACGCTTTCAAAGAAAAACAAAATGTATGCCCTATATGTTTCAATGATAGACAACCTTGAGAACTTGGTTAAAAATCAAAATTTATCACTTGCAAAGAATGTGTTTAAAGATGTTGGAAGATTCGTTGCTCACGCCATAAACGATGCAGTTGCAATATCCATATTCATGTCCTTTATAAGAAGCGATATACACAACTTAGCCGTCCACATGTTTAATGTCGGTGTCTATGCATCTATGCTTGCAAAAAAGATGTTCGAAGATTTATCATCTCAAAAGCTCGAAGAGATTTCAAAGGGCTTCTTCTTGCACGACATAGGCATGTTGAAAATAGACAAAAAGATTCTTCAAAAAACAGCAAAATATACAAAAGAAGAGTACGAAGAGATTAAAAAACACCCAATATATGGAGTTGAGATAATAAAAAAAGACTTAAAAATACATTCACCCATTGTTGAAAAAATCATATTAGAGCACCACGAAAGAAAAGATGGTTCCGGTTATCCGTTTGGCAAAAAGGAGATAAACCAGTTTGCACAGATATGTGCTATGTGCGACGTATTTGATGCCATAACATCAAAAAGAGAATACAAAAACGAACTACCAAAGACAACATTTGACGCTTTAAAAGACAATAAAGACTTCTTTGTAAGCGAGTTCGGACGGGATATGTATGAAGCTTTCGTAACCTGCTTTAGCCTACCCAATAGACGATGA